A genomic region of Salinibacter pepae contains the following coding sequences:
- a CDS encoding carbohydrate ABC transporter permease: MNKRYYLILFLVFILIPIYWMVNMSFKPNSEILSRLTLYPHEFTLANYEEILTSEFWRAGYINSIIMASMNVVFVTIAALPAAYAFSRWDFRGDKHLFFWFLTNRMAPPAAFLVPFFILYSNLNLIDTYWAVALAHCLFNLPLAIWILEGFMSGIPKEIDEMAFIDGHSFTSFCWNIFLPLIKPGIAVTAFLTFMFSWVELLLARTLTNEAAQPITVTLTRSLGAGGWDWGVLAAAGVIAMIPGAIIVYLVRDLLATGFSMGRV, encoded by the coding sequence ATGAACAAGAGATATTACCTCATCCTGTTTTTGGTATTTATTTTGATACCAATCTACTGGATGGTCAACATGTCGTTTAAGCCGAACTCCGAGATTCTGAGTCGGCTGACGCTCTACCCGCACGAGTTCACGCTCGCAAACTACGAGGAGATTTTGACCTCGGAGTTCTGGCGGGCCGGGTATATCAACTCCATCATCATGGCCTCCATGAACGTGGTGTTCGTGACCATCGCGGCCCTCCCCGCCGCCTACGCCTTCTCCCGCTGGGACTTTCGGGGCGACAAGCACCTGTTCTTCTGGTTCCTGACGAACCGGATGGCGCCCCCGGCGGCCTTCCTGGTGCCGTTCTTTATCCTCTACTCGAACCTGAACCTGATCGACACCTATTGGGCGGTCGCGCTGGCCCACTGCCTGTTCAACCTGCCGCTCGCCATCTGGATTCTGGAGGGGTTCATGTCTGGCATCCCCAAGGAGATTGACGAGATGGCCTTCATCGACGGACACAGCTTCACTAGCTTCTGCTGGAACATCTTCCTCCCGTTGATCAAGCCCGGCATCGCAGTGACGGCGTTTCTCACGTTCATGTTCTCCTGGGTGGAGCTGCTCCTCGCCCGCACCCTCACCAACGAGGCCGCACAGCCGATTACCGTCACCCTGACCCGCAGCCTCGGCGCCGGCGGCTGGGACTGGGGCGTGCTGGCCGCGGCGGGCGTGATCGCCATGATTCCCGGGGCCATCATCGTGTACCTCGTCCGCGACCTCCTGGCCACGGGCTTCTCTATGGGCCGCGTGTAG
- a CDS encoding DUF2160 domain-containing protein, whose protein sequence is MLSLPPDWMNWTSPTLIFLGSIILLLISLTIWDMKEPGWARQGLLPIETTRGDRFFMGLLMTGAIFCLWLYLVGTTAVWAVLLLGVLSIIGTINFF, encoded by the coding sequence ATGCTCTCCCTTCCCCCCGACTGGATGAACTGGACGTCCCCAACCCTCATCTTCCTCGGGTCGATCATTCTGCTGCTCATCAGCCTGACGATCTGGGACATGAAGGAGCCCGGATGGGCGCGTCAGGGCCTCCTCCCCATCGAGACCACGCGGGGCGACCGCTTCTTTATGGGCCTGCTCATGACGGGCGCCATCTTTTGCCTGTGGCTGTATCTGGTGGGAACGACGGCCGTGTGGGCGGTGCTCCTCCTCGGGGTGCTGTCCATCATTGGCACCATCAACTTCTTCTAG
- a CDS encoding ABC transporter substrate-binding protein: MSTSYQPHAPRRGWLMPVALCVAALLLQPLASAQAQDFPDEPNYPDITREEAREYAQSEYGPMNDRKRAAVKYAMEFQPSVLTLKEQIDELMWFAENAEQLRGTDVESVAETIKTHTWESETLADAFTEITGINVTHNIIGEGDLVEKLQTQLASGRSVYDIYVNDADLIGTHIRLQSAVNLTDYMNGAGSEFTNPTLDLDDWMNPEFGQNFEGDQIQLPDQQFANLYWFRYDWFNDPEIKEQFRNEYGYELGVPRNWAAYEDIAEFFTESVSPSDVGAETEGVYGHMDYGRRGPSLGWRFTDAWLSIAGAGDKGLPNGRPVDEWGIRVEDRIPVGSSVDRGGATNGPAAYYATQKYVDWLNDYAPPYAPSMSWSEAGPVPSRGSVAQRVFQYITFLSAEPFTSPESAVTDDEGNPKWRVAPTPHGRYWDEGMKVGYQDAGSWTIPKQTTGDKRHAAWMWAQFASSKTVSLNKFNVGRTPVRSSTVNSEYWQEREGDLGGLISFYTSPVEDQWTDSGPNVPHYPLLAEQWWKQVASAVTGEKTVKQAMNDLASIQNSLMDRLRMAQYSPDLNEERTREYWLNQPGAPKAERPPEEPETVPYDELLKQWEGE, encoded by the coding sequence ATGAGCACCTCCTACCAACCCCATGCGCCGCGCCGCGGCTGGCTGATGCCAGTCGCCCTCTGCGTCGCGGCCCTCCTCCTCCAACCCCTCGCGTCCGCGCAGGCGCAGGACTTTCCCGATGAGCCCAACTATCCCGACATCACGCGGGAGGAAGCCCGGGAGTATGCCCAGAGCGAGTACGGCCCCATGAACGACCGCAAGCGGGCCGCGGTCAAGTACGCGATGGAGTTTCAGCCGTCGGTCCTCACGCTGAAGGAGCAGATCGACGAGCTGATGTGGTTCGCGGAAAATGCCGAGCAGCTCCGCGGGACCGACGTCGAGTCGGTGGCCGAAACGATCAAAACCCACACGTGGGAATCGGAGACGCTCGCCGACGCCTTTACCGAAATCACGGGCATTAACGTGACCCACAACATCATCGGCGAGGGCGACCTGGTCGAGAAGCTCCAGACGCAGCTCGCGTCCGGCCGGAGCGTCTACGACATTTACGTCAACGACGCCGACCTCATCGGCACCCACATCCGCCTTCAGAGCGCGGTCAACCTGACCGACTACATGAACGGAGCGGGCAGCGAGTTTACAAACCCGACGCTCGACCTGGACGACTGGATGAACCCGGAGTTCGGCCAGAATTTTGAGGGCGACCAGATTCAGCTCCCGGACCAGCAGTTCGCGAACCTCTATTGGTTCCGGTACGACTGGTTCAACGACCCGGAGATCAAGGAGCAGTTCCGGAACGAGTACGGCTATGAGCTGGGCGTGCCCCGCAACTGGGCCGCCTACGAAGACATCGCCGAGTTCTTTACCGAGTCGGTCTCCCCGTCCGACGTGGGCGCCGAGACGGAGGGCGTGTACGGCCACATGGACTACGGGCGCCGGGGGCCGTCCCTTGGATGGCGTTTCACGGACGCCTGGCTCTCAATTGCGGGCGCCGGCGACAAGGGCCTTCCGAACGGCCGCCCCGTGGACGAGTGGGGCATTCGGGTCGAAGACCGCATCCCGGTCGGCTCCTCGGTGGATCGCGGCGGCGCCACAAACGGCCCCGCGGCCTACTACGCCACCCAGAAGTACGTGGATTGGCTGAACGACTACGCCCCACCCTACGCCCCGTCCATGAGCTGGTCGGAAGCCGGCCCGGTGCCCTCTCGCGGCAGCGTGGCGCAGCGCGTCTTCCAGTACATCACCTTCCTCTCGGCCGAGCCCTTCACCTCGCCGGAGTCGGCGGTGACGGACGACGAGGGCAACCCGAAGTGGCGCGTGGCCCCCACGCCCCACGGCCGCTACTGGGACGAGGGCATGAAGGTCGGCTACCAGGACGCCGGAAGCTGGACCATTCCGAAGCAGACCACCGGCGACAAGCGACACGCCGCCTGGATGTGGGCCCAGTTTGCCTCCTCCAAGACGGTCTCGCTCAACAAGTTCAACGTGGGCCGGACGCCCGTCCGCAGCTCCACGGTCAACTCCGAGTACTGGCAGGAGCGCGAGGGCGACCTCGGCGGCCTGATTTCCTTCTACACCTCCCCGGTGGAGGACCAGTGGACGGACTCAGGACCGAACGTGCCCCACTACCCCCTCCTGGCCGAGCAGTGGTGGAAGCAGGTGGCCAGCGCCGTGACCGGCGAGAAGACCGTGAAGCAGGCGATGAACGACCTGGCGAGCATTCAGAACTCGCTGATGGACCGCCTGCGGATGGCACAGTACTCCCCCGATCTCAACGAAGAGCGCACCCGGGAGTACTGGCTCAATCAGCCGGGCGCCCCGAAGGCCGAGCGGCCCCCGGAAGAGCCGGAGACCGTGCCGTACGATGAACTCCTCAAGCAGTGGGAGGGGGAGTAG